In Frondihabitans sp. PAMC 28766, the following proteins share a genomic window:
- a CDS encoding transposase — protein MHLVRNSLRFASRKYWKPIADHLKKVYQAPTVQAAEQRFDEFAKEWEPIYPAMIAMWRRSWGEFTPFLDYPLEIRKLIYTTNGIESLNARFRQATRRRGHFPNEQSALKVM, from the coding sequence GTGCATCTCGTTCGCAACAGCCTCCGATTCGCTTCCCGGAAGTACTGGAAACCGATCGCCGACCACCTGAAGAAGGTCTACCAAGCACCGACCGTCCAAGCCGCCGAGCAGAGGTTCGACGAGTTCGCGAAAGAGTGGGAGCCGATCTACCCGGCGATGATCGCCATGTGGCGACGCTCCTGGGGCGAATTCACCCCGTTCCTCGATTACCCGCTCGAGATCCGGAAACTGATCTACACAACCAACGGAATCGAGTCGTTGAACGCCCGCTTTCGGCAAGCAACGAGGCGTCGGGGCCATTTCCCCAACGAGCAGTCCGCGCTCAAGGTGATGTAG
- a CDS encoding IS110 family transposase → MTIVADEFTHVIGVDTHARTHTYAAVEARTGEILGTAVFPTSPAGLARARSWINRRAPESMLVAIEGTGSYGATLTRALQAEGIEVREVKPPRRATRSAHGKSDEIDAIAAARTAIASPLSELSTPRAEGIRSALRVLLVARQALDSRRTADNNMLTALLRSFSLGVDARRPLTVSQVQTVGGWRERCTDDSVIGTIRSEAKRLATSILAATRQLDQNHAALAHHVQELAPGFLNIKGVGPVTGAIILAAYSHRGRIRSEAAFASLAGVAPLQASSGNVVRHRLSRRGDRQLNRAMDIIARTRMVSDAGTRAYVDRRTAEGKSRREIRRCLKRYVARQIFRQLNSLMG, encoded by the coding sequence GTGACTATCGTGGCAGACGAATTCACACATGTGATCGGTGTGGACACCCACGCCAGGACCCACACGTACGCCGCTGTCGAGGCTCGTACCGGAGAGATCCTTGGCACGGCAGTATTCCCCACTAGCCCTGCCGGGCTCGCCCGGGCGAGGAGCTGGATAAATCGACGCGCTCCAGAATCAATGCTCGTCGCCATCGAGGGAACCGGCTCCTATGGTGCAACCCTCACCCGCGCTCTCCAGGCCGAGGGCATTGAGGTTCGGGAGGTGAAGCCACCACGACGTGCTACCCGGTCCGCGCACGGAAAATCTGACGAGATCGACGCGATCGCGGCCGCGCGGACCGCTATTGCCTCGCCCCTGAGCGAACTCAGCACCCCACGAGCCGAGGGCATCCGGTCAGCACTGCGAGTCCTCCTCGTCGCTCGTCAGGCGTTGGACAGCCGTCGAACCGCCGACAACAACATGCTTACCGCGCTCCTTCGCAGTTTCAGCCTCGGCGTCGACGCACGCCGCCCGCTGACCGTGTCGCAGGTGCAGACCGTGGGTGGGTGGCGTGAGCGCTGCACGGACGACTCCGTCATCGGAACAATCCGATCGGAAGCGAAACGACTCGCCACCAGTATTCTCGCCGCAACAAGGCAACTCGATCAGAATCATGCTGCTCTGGCCCATCACGTCCAGGAACTCGCGCCCGGGTTTCTGAACATCAAAGGCGTCGGGCCGGTCACCGGGGCCATCATCCTCGCGGCCTATTCGCATCGAGGGCGCATCCGATCCGAAGCCGCCTTCGCCAGTCTCGCCGGCGTCGCCCCACTCCAGGCCTCCAGCGGCAACGTCGTCCGGCACCGTCTCAGCCGCCGCGGCGACCGTCAACTGAACCGGGCGATGGATATTATCGCCCGCACCCGCATGGTCTCCGATGCTGGAACTCGGGCCTACGTCGATAGGCGGACGGCAGAGGGTAAATCCCGACGAGAGATCCGACGCTGCCTCAAACGCTATGTCGCTCGTCAAATCTTCCGGCAACTCAACAGCCTCATGGGTTGA
- a CDS encoding type IIL restriction-modification enzyme MmeI: MPSELRKAHAAIDVYVDRLYRQTSFSGWDDRVKMLLDLHEARELQPAD; encoded by the coding sequence ATGCCCTCAGAACTTCGAAAGGCGCACGCAGCAATCGACGTGTACGTCGATCGCCTTTACCGACAGACTTCATTCTCAGGTTGGGACGATCGGGTGAAGATGCTGCTCGACCTACACGAGGCCCGGGAGCTGCAACCCGCGGACTGA